A genomic stretch from Tachyglossus aculeatus isolate mTacAcu1 chromosome 19, mTacAcu1.pri, whole genome shotgun sequence includes:
- the TENT5A gene encoding terminal nucleotidyltransferase 5A, with product MAEPDGDPPGAQCNVLSWEQVQRLDRLLSEGVPLHGRGNFPTLEVQPRQVVRAVRGRLEERSIAVRAVRLNGSAASHVLHQHSGLGYKDLDLIFCADLRGEAEFQTVKDVVLACLLDFLPPGVNKDKITPLTLKEAYVQKMVKVCNDSDRWSLISLSNNSGKNVELKFVDSLRRQFEFSVDSFQIKLDSLLLFYECSENPMTETFHPTIIGESVYGDFQEAFAHLCNKVIATRNPEEIRGGGLLKYCNLLVRGFRAASESEIKSLQRYMCSRFFIDFSDIGEQQRKLESYLQNHFVGLEDRKYDYLMTLHGVVNESTVCLMGHERRQTLNLITMLAIRVLAEQNIIPNVANVTCYYQPAPYVADANFSNYYIAQVQPVFTCQQHTYSTWLPCN from the exons ATGGCGGAGCCGGACGGGGACCCCCCGGGCGCCCAGTGCAACGTGCTGAGCTGGGAGCAGGTGCAGCGGCTGGACCGGCTGCTGAGCGAGGGCGTGCCCCTGCACGGGCGCGGCAACTTCCCCACCCTGGAGGTGCAGCCCCGCCAGGTGGTGCGGGCGGTGCGGGGCCGGCTGGAGGAGCGGAGCATCGCCGTCCGGGCCGTGCGGCTCAACGGCTCGGCCGCCAGCCACGTCCTGCACCAGCACAGCGGCCTGGGCTACAAGGACCTCGACCTCATCTTCTGCGCCGACCTGCGCGGCGAGGCCGAGTTCCAGACCGTCAAGGACGTGGTCCTCGCCTGCCTGCTCGACTTCTTGCCCCCCGGCGTCAACAAGGACAAGATCACTCCCCTCACCCTCAAG GAAGCCTATGTGCAGAAGATGGTGAAAGTGTGCAATGACTCAGACCGATGGAGTCTCATCTCGCTGTCCAACAACAGCGGCAAAAACGTGGAACTGAAATTCGTGGACTCCCTGCGCCGGCAGTTCGAATTCAGCGTGGACTCTTTCCAGATCAAACtggactccctcctcctcttctacgaGTGTTCGGAGAACCCGATGACCGAGACCTTCCACCCGACCATCATCGGCGAGAGCGTCTACGGagatttccaagaggccttcgcccaCCTGTGCAACAAGGTCATCGCCACCAGAAACCCGGAAGAGATCCGAGGCGGCGGGCTTCTCAAGTACTGCAACCTTTTGGTGAGGGGCTTCAGGGCGGCCTCCGAGTCCGAGATCAAGTCCCTTCAGAGGTATATGTGTTCCAGGTTTTTCATTGACTTCTCAGACATCGGCGAGCAGCAGCGGAAACTGGAGTCCTACTTGCAGAACCACTTTGTGGGATTGGAAGACCGCAAGTATGACTATCTCATGACCCTTCACGGGGTGGTGAACGAGAGTACAGTGTGCCTGATGGGACACGAGAGGAGACAGACGCTCAATCTCATCACCATGCTGGCCATCCGGGTGCTGGCCGAGCAGAACATCATTCCCAATGTCGCCAATGTGACCTGCTATTACCAGCCGGCCCCGTACGTAGCCGATGCCAACTTTAGCAATTATTACATCGCGCAGGTTCAGCCGGTCTTTACGTGCCAGCAGCATACCTACTCGACTTGGTTACCCTGCAATTAG